ACATCGCCACTGTTGAACTTCATGATGTTCCTGGAGGTGCAGAAGCATTTGAACTGTGTGCTAAATTTTGTTATGGAATGACTATTAATATTAGTGCCCATAATCTCGTACCCGCATTATGTGCTGCTAAGTTCCTTCGCATGACCGAAGCAGTGGAGAAGGGCAATCTTGTTCTGAAGCTAGAGTCTTTCCTCCACTCGTGCATCCTTGTTGGCTGGAAGGATTCCATTGTCACCCTACAAAGCACCGTAAAGTTACCTGAGTGGTCTGAGAATATTGGAATTGTCAGAAAGTGCATCGATTCAATTGTTGAGAAAATCTTAACACCACATTCGAAGGTTAATCTGCATTCTTACTttctttaagttttttttttttttttttttgagaaaagaTGACTTCTTAATGTTGGAGTACTATTAACCCCAGAGTTTGAAGTTATTCAACTAATACAAATTCAACCGTTAATTTATTCTGAATACATGTCAGCTTGAATATTTATTCATTCAACACTCTTGATATTAAACTGAAAGAGGAATAGAGTTGGCAAAATTTGGGTCTAGGATCCATTCTTCTTGGAATTGCTCTGACATTAGATCATTCTTTGCAGGTCTCATGGTCCTACACTTATACAAGACCAGGTTACacgaaaaaaaataatcaaagtgTCCCAAAAGATTGGTGGACTGAGGATCTGTCAGATCTTGACATTGAATTGTTCCGCTGTATAATTTTGGCGGTTAGATCTACATACATTCTACCACCACAACTTATTGGAGAAGCCTTGCACGTCTATGCCTGTCGTTGGCTACCTGATGCTGCAAATGTCAAGCCTTCAGAGACTAAGATTACTCAGAGCAAAGAAGATTTGGAAAAGAGCCGACAAATTCTCGAGAAAATAGTTGGTATGATTCCTTCAGATCGGGGATCAGTTTCAGTTGGCTTCTTGCTCAGACTCCTTAACATAGCAAACTATCTAGCCGTATCATCAATGACCAAAACTGAAATAATTCGAAGATCGAGTCTGCAGTTTGAGGAGGCAAGAGTGAGTGACTTGCTCTTTCCTTCACAGTCAACCTCCAATACGCACTTCTATGATGTCGACTCGGTTGTGGCGGTGTTGGAATGTCTTCGAGCACTGTGGCGAAGGCAATACTCTGGGGCTTCTGAAAACAGTCATTTCTTGAGATATATTAGAAAGGTCGGGAAGCTTGTTGATTCATATCTTCGGGTGGTTGTGATGGATATCAACATGCCTGTATCTAAAGTGATACAACTCGTTGAAGCTCTGCCAGATATTGCTCGCCCAAACCATGACGATCTTTACAAGGCAATAAACATGTATCTCAAGGTAGGAAGATATtactctttttttcccttttattttatGACTTCTCCTACATTGattaataaaacatattttaacGTCGAGCAGGAACACCCCGATTTGAGCAAGGCAGATAAAAAGCGACTGTGTCGAATTCTAGACTGCCAAAAGTTATCGTCTGAAGTCCGAGCCCATGCTGTAAAGAATGAGCGATTACCGTTGAGAACTGTTGTGCAGGTCCTGTTCTTTGATCAAGAGAAAAGCTCGCAACTTACAAGTTTCACACCCACTGCAAAACAGCTGATTTCTGTCGAAAAACAGGCGACAATCACCAGTGACAATCACGGTAAGCTAAAACCAGATATCGACAGTAGCGTCGATAAAGAAGTAAGAGAAAGAAAGGCCTTCTCTGAATGCAGTGAGAGAGATGGACATAGAACAAAAAGAGCAGATGTGAAGCTGCCACTtgagaaggaaatgaaagatgATAAATCAGAACTTGATGTGAAGTCAGTGAAGAGTTGTAGGACCAGAGAGATAAGCAAGGATAGCAAGTCCTTGAGCAAGTCAGATTCTAAGAAAATGGTACCAAAGGGAAGCAGATCAGATCATGGTGGTGAACAAAGACAGGCTAAAAGATGAAGGCAGATAATACACAAAATGAAGATCGAATAAGATCATTTTTAATTgctgtttgtttatttattttttattctagtTTCATTTCTCTTGTACTGTTCTAGATCTAATGCTCAAAAATATGTTTTCATAGCTCTAATTAGGGAACTCTGTCAATTGTGGGCATTTATAAAATATCTATCAAACAgtaataatatttcatttcttgTGTGAAACAGTACACAGACTATACAATTCTGTTGAAACAGAATGTTACTATGAAATTATACAGTCTTTATCTAGACATGCTGCTGATGTACTTTATTGGATGTTGaaaatctttaattaatttttggatgTCAA
The nucleotide sequence above comes from Benincasa hispida cultivar B227 chromosome 3, ASM972705v1, whole genome shotgun sequence. Encoded proteins:
- the LOC120073359 gene encoding BTB/POZ domain-containing protein At5g47800, with translation MKFMKLGTRPDSFYTEAATRTVISDVPGNIVICIDNFSFLLHKFQLLPKCGLLQHLCPDLGDSNIATVELHDVPGGAEAFELCAKFCYGMTINISAHNLVPALCAAKFLRMTEAVEKGNLVLKLESFLHSCILVGWKDSIVTLQSTVKLPEWSENIGIVRKCIDSIVEKILTPHSKVSWSYTYTRPGYTKKNNQSVPKDWWTEDLSDLDIELFRCIILAVRSTYILPPQLIGEALHVYACRWLPDAANVKPSETKITQSKEDLEKSRQILEKIVGMIPSDRGSVSVGFLLRLLNIANYLAVSSMTKTEIIRRSSLQFEEARVSDLLFPSQSTSNTHFYDVDSVVAVLECLRALWRRQYSGASENSHFLRYIRKVGKLVDSYLRVVVMDINMPVSKVIQLVEALPDIARPNHDDLYKAINMYLKEHPDLSKADKKRLCRILDCQKLSSEVRAHAVKNERLPLRTVVQVLFFDQEKSSQLTSFTPTAKQLISVEKQATITSDNHGKLKPDIDSSVDKEVRERKAFSECSERDGHRTKRADVKLPLEKEMKDDKSELDVKSVKSCRTREISKDSKSLSKSDSKKMVPKGSRSDHGGEQRQAKR